The genome window GAACCCATTAAAAATTTCAGTACAGTTCAACAATATTTTCGACAAATATTATTTCCAAGGAGGAATTGATTACACGCGCGTTTTCCCTGGATCTCCAAGTAATATGATGGCTACGTTAAGCTATTCATTCTAATAAAAATAAAACAAACAAAACATAAAAATGATTTCAATTACACGCAAAATAAGCATTGTTGCTGCCTTTTTATTCACGATTAGTAATAGTTTTGGACAACTAAGTCCTCCAGGTTTAGGGAAAGCTAAAACCGCTTCTTGGGCTGCTTTTGGCGTGCAACATAAGTTAGATTCTACAGGAAATAAATATGCGGTTGCATATGTTGGAATGGGACGAAAAAGTTCGCCAGATAATTATAATCCAGTTGATAAACCTGCAATTTTAGTCTTGAATTATGAGATTTACAATAAATTCAAGTCTAATCAACAATATAGTTATGCGATAAGCTATCGTCGTCAAAATGAATTTGATTCCGAAGCACCTTTTCACAAAGAAGGAATAGAGCAGGAGTTTAGAGTTTATGGGCGTTATGCGTATACTGCGAATTTAGGAAAGTTGAAATGGAAGAATACAATTAGACAAGAATTCAGAAAGTTTTTTGATGCTGATTTTAATGAAGTTGATGAAAACTTTCAGTTAAGAACACGTGTGAAATCGCAATTAACGTATCCAATTTCTGATAAGAATAAACAATCTTTAGCGCTTAGTGCCGAAGGTTTATTTGCGACGAGTTATATGAACGATGTGGAAAAACATTGGACAAAATATGCGTACAAAGAAATGCGTTTGGGACTTTATTATATGTTCCAAATTCCGAATTCTCCATTGACGATGGATATTGGTTATGTTAACAACTTGATTAGGAATTATTCAGAAGCGAAATCGGGTGTGCATTATGTTGCAGTAGATTTGGTTTGGAAGCTTCCGTAGGAATTAAATAAGTGATTTCGGATGATAATGATTTATTTTAATAAATAATTAAATTGTTTAAAATGAATAGATTAATCATTTTTAAGTAAGATTAAGCATTATTCATCAAAGGTTTTAGAATAGTCAAAAAGAATGAAATTGTCACGTTTTTGAATATTTATCTGATTTTTTAAGTAAGAAACGAACAAAGTAAAACGTCTAATTTTACATCGGTAATGAAAAAGGTTTTCTCTATAGTATTTTTAATGTTATTTATTACGGTCGTAATAAGTATCTCGAAGTTTTCTCAAACGAGAAGTCTTGTCGAGGCGCATAGAGAACACACAGAACAAATAGATTGTGGAAAAAAATTATCTACTCAATTTGATAATTTCAATCTATTATCAGTTGATGAAAATAAATCAGAATCAGAAATTTTTACATTCGATTGTGATTTGTTTGTTCGCTTTTTGGCTATTTATTTTCATCAAACCTTTTATCAAAAAATATCGGAAACAGTTGAAGTTAAGACTTTAAAAAGTTTACCGAAATACATCTTATTTCATTCGCTACAAATTGATTACAAATAATTAATTTTTATTAATCTACAATAGATTTCATTGTTTTTAACAAAGCAATGAAGGATTCTTATTGTCAAAATTCAACATATTCATACACAAATTGTTTACATCAATGTGTAGAATAAATATCTAATTTTTTAAAAAATAAAAAAATGCATTTAACACCACGCGAATTAGAAAAGCTAATGTTACATACTGCTGGAGAGCTTGCGTTGAAACGTAAAGCAAGAGGCGTAAAATTAAATTATCCAGAATCTATTGCGCTTATCAGCCACTTTATTTTGGAAGGTGCAAGAGATGGGAAACGAGTTGCAGAATTGATGCAAGAAGGTGCAAACATCTTAACAACTGACGATGTAATGCCAGGAGTTGCAGAAATGATACACGATGTACAAGTGGAGGCGACTTTTCCTGACGGAACAAAGTTGGTAACGGTTCATAATCCTATTCGTTAATTCTAAAAAATAAAAGAAAATGATACCAGGAGAAATTTTTGTAAAAGAAGGAACAATTGTTTGTAACGAAGGTAGAGATACGGTAAA of Empedobacter falsenii contains these proteins:
- a CDS encoding DUF2490 domain-containing protein; this encodes MISITRKISIVAAFLFTISNSFGQLSPPGLGKAKTASWAAFGVQHKLDSTGNKYAVAYVGMGRKSSPDNYNPVDKPAILVLNYEIYNKFKSNQQYSYAISYRRQNEFDSEAPFHKEGIEQEFRVYGRYAYTANLGKLKWKNTIRQEFRKFFDADFNEVDENFQLRTRVKSQLTYPISDKNKQSLALSAEGLFATSYMNDVEKHWTKYAYKEMRLGLYYMFQIPNSPLTMDIGYVNNLIRNYSEAKSGVHYVAVDLVWKLP
- the ureA gene encoding urease subunit gamma; translated protein: MHLTPRELEKLMLHTAGELALKRKARGVKLNYPESIALISHFILEGARDGKRVAELMQEGANILTTDDVMPGVAEMIHDVQVEATFPDGTKLVTVHNPIR